CCCCCACGAACGGGTGGATTTAACCCCTTTAGTGGTGTTTTGCCGATGAGGTGCGCCGGATGCCCGGTCGGGCGCATCGCGATGTGATGAGAACATGCGCCACAACTCCTTACTCCATCTCGAGGTTGACCGGGCGATCGGGTGGGCTCGAAGTCTTCACGTGCGCTCGTCCGGTTTTTGCCATTTGTCACACTATTTGCGAAAAGGTGCATCGTACGAGAAAGACGCTAGGGCACGCAGGGGGGCCGCAGGCGAAACGACGATCACCGAAACAGATATATGATCAAGAAAAGCCACAGCTCATGCGCTATTGGCCCGCACTTTACTCAGGAATACTCCCGATCAATAGTTACTCGGAAGCGTCAAAAACGTCCCGAACCGCAAGTATGCGGCGACACGCCGAGACCAGCGCCGAATCGGCCTTCCGCGATGGAACGGCTCCTACAGTCAGGTGATATCTCATCTCGAAGTGACGGGGGTCCAGATATGGGAGAGAAACTGGTGGTCGTCGGCCAGGGCTATGTCGGCCTGCCGCTGGCGATGCGCGCGGTCGAGGCCGGCTTCGACGTCGTGGGGATCGACGTCGACGAGTGGCGCGTCAAGCGGCTGAACGCCGGCGAGTCGTTCGTCGAGGACATCGGCGACGAGCAGGTGTCCGCGGCCCTGCGCTGCGGGCGCTACCTCGCGAGCACCGACTACGCCGACGCCGCCGGCTTCGACGTGTGCGTCATCACCGTGCCGACCCCGCTGTGCGAGGGCGCCCCCGACCTCCGCCACATCGCCTCGGCCGGCCAGTGCCTCGCGCCGCTGCTGCGGCCCGGCGCCACGGTGATCCTGGAGTCCACCACCTATCCCGGCACCACCGAGGAGTACCTCCTGCCGATCCTGGAGGAGGGGTCCGGGTTGCGCGCGCCGGAGGACTTCCTGCTGGGCTACAGCCCCGAGCGGATCGACCCGGGCAACCCCGTGTGGCGGCTGGAGAACACGCCGAAGGTGGTCTCGGGCATCGACGAGGTCTCGCTACGACGGATCCGCGACTTCTACGAGCGGGTCGTCGACCAGGTCGTGCCGGTCTCCTCGCTGCAGGTGGCGGAGCTGTGCAAGCTGCTGGAGAACACCTTCAGGCACGTCAACATCGCCCTGGTCAACGAGCTGTCGATGTTCGCCGGGCAACTCGGGATCGACGTGTGGGAGGCCATCGACGCGGCCTCGACCAAGCCGTTCGGGTTCATGCGGTTCACGCCGGGGCCCGGGGTCGGCGGGCACTGCCTGCCGATCGACCCCTCCTACCTGTCGTGGAAGGTCAAGCGGAGCCTGGGGCACAACTTCCGGTTCGTGGAGCTGGCCAACGACATCAACGACCACATGCCCGACCACGTCGTCCACCGGCTGGTCCTCGCGCTCAACCGGCGCGGCAAGCCGGTCAACGGCAGCCGGGTGGTCACCCTGGGCCTGGCGTACAAGAAGAACGCCGGCGACTGCCGCGAGTCGCCCGCCATCGAGGTGGTGAAGTCGCTGCACAAGCTCGGCGCGCGGGTGCGGGCGGCCGACCCGCACGTGCAGGACTACCCGCTGCCGGCGGGTGTCGAGATCATCGAGGTGACGCGCCGGGAGCTGGCCGAGGCGGACGCGGTGGTGGTGCTCACCGACCACGACCGCTTCGACTTCCGGCTCGTCGAGGAGGCCAGCCCGTACGTCTTCGACACGCGCAACCGCTGCCGGGGGCCGAACGTCGAGCTGATCTGACCGTGCGCACGCGGCGGGCTCTTCGGGGGCGTCCCCGAAGAGCCCGCCGCGTGTCGAGCCGTGTGCTCGGTGGTGTGCTCAGCCGAGCGCGGTCGCGATGGCGGCGAGGCCGTGGTCCACATCGTCGTCGGGGATGTTGAGCGCCGGGCGCAGCCGGACCGAGCGGGGGCCGCAGGCCAGCGCGAGCACGCCCTGCTCCTCCCGCAGCCGGGCGACGAAGGCGTCGCGGGCGGCCCGGTCGGGCAGGTCGAAGGCGCACATCAGGCCGCGCCCGCGCACGCTCGACACGACGTCCGGCCGTTCGGCCTGCAGCTTGGTCAGCCGCTCGACCAGGTGCTCGCCCAGCACGGCGGCGCGCCGGATCAGGCCGTCGCGCTCGACGATCTCCAGGAGGGCGCGCGAGCGGACCATGTCCACCAGCCCCCCGCCCCAGGTGGAGTTGATCCGGCCGCTGACCTGGAAGACGTTGTCGGGCACCAGGTCCACCCGGCGGCCCGCCATGATGCCGCCGACCTGCACCTTCTTGGCGAACGCCACGATGTCGGGCGCCAGGCCCAGCTGCTGGTAGGCCCACGGGGTGCCGGTCGTGCCGCCGCCCGTCTGCACCTCGTCCAGCACGAACAGCGCGTCGTGCTCGTGGCAGAGGCGCTGCATGGCCTGCAGGAACTCCGGGCGCATGTGGTTGTCGCCGCCCTCGCCCTGGATGGGCTCGGCGATGAAGCAGGCGATGTCGTGCGGGTGCCGCTCGAACGCCTCCCGTGCCTGCGCCAGCGCGCGGGCCTCGGCGGCGGCCACGTCGCCGAGGTGCACGGCGGGCACGTCGACGCGCGGCCAGTCGAACTTGGGGAAGCGGTCGGTCTTGCCGGGCTCGGTGTTGGTCAGGCTGAGCGTGTAGCCGCTGCGGCCGTGGAAGGCCCGGGTCAGGTGCATGACGCGGGTGCCGAGGTCGGGGGATCTGCCGGCCGCCTCGTTGCGGCGGCTCTTCCAGTCGAACGCCGTCTTCAGGGCGTTCTCCACGGCCAGGGCGCCGCCCTCCACGAAGAACAGGTGGGGCAGGTCGGGGTCGCCGAGCACGCGGGTGAAGGTCTCGACGAAGTCGGCGAGGTGCTCGGTGTACATGTCGGGGTTGGCGGGCTTGTTGCGCGCGATCCGGCCGAGCAGCTCGGCGGTCTGCGGGGAGAAGGGCGGGTTCACGCCGAGGGGCGCGGAGGCGAAGAACGTGTAGAAGTCGAGGTAGCGGCGGCCGTCACGGGCGTCGACGAGCCAGGAACCCTGGCTGCGCTCCAGGTCGAGCACGAGCCGGTAGCCGTCGACGAGCAGATGCCGGGCAAGGCGGGCGTGTACGTCCATGTGTCCTCCACGTTGAGCAGACACGGCATACGTTCCCCACTTTAACCGGGTTTCATCCGGAAAATTTCCGGAATCTAGTGCTGCGGCGCAAGCTTCTTCACCTTGAACGACAGGACGACCATCGCCACGCCGTACAGGACGGCGAAGACGCCGACCAGCCAGACGAGCGTGAGCAGCCCTGCGCCCGGCCAGATCAGCAGCAGGATGCCGAAGATGACCGACAGCGCGCCGGCCACGATGAGCACCCACTCGTTCTCGATGACCTTGCGCATCTGGATGCCGGCCACGATCTCCGAGACGCCGGAGAAGATGGCCCAGAACGCCACCACGTAGAGCAGGGCCAGCGACGTGATGCCCGGCCAGACGAACGCGATGATGCCCGCCAGGATGCTGACGATGCCGGAGATGATCAGCCAGGCCCGTGACTTGGCGTCGTGCCGGAAGCCGGAGAACAGCGTGAAGAAGCCGTTCACCAGGGCGTACGCGCCGAAGAAGATCACCAGGACGAGGAGCGTGATCGCCGGCCAGATGAGCGCGAGGATGCCGAAGATGATCGCGGCGATTCCGCGGATCAGGACCATCCACCAGACTCGTGCGAGTTGTTCCATGTTGGTCTCTTTTCCAGATAGATCCCGGAAGCAGACCACCCACGGGTCAAAAGTCCGTGACGCCCCATGGCGGTCCCGCCACGGGCGTCACGGATCTTCAGGCGGCTTCAGGCGGCTTCAGGCGGTGGAGTAGACCACGATCGAGACCGCCACGTACTGCACGAGGTAGGCGGCGAGGGTGAACGCGTGGAACACCTCGTGGAAGCCGAACCAGCGGGGCGAGGGATCGGGGCGGCGCAGGCCGTAGACCACGGCGCCGGCGCTGTAGAAGACGCCGCCGACGGCGACCAGCACGACGGCCGCCACGCCCGCGCCCTCCAGGAGCTGCGGCATGACGAAGACGGCCGTCCAGCCGAGGGCGAGGTAGAGGACCGTGTAGAGCCAGCGCGGCGCGTGCATCCAGCACACCCGGAACACGACGCCGGCCAGGGCGCCGCCCCAGGTGACGGCCAGCACGGCGACACGTGCGGCGCCGTCCAGCGCCAGCAGCGCGAACGGGGTGTAGGTGCCCGCGATGATCAGGTAGATGTTGGCGTGGTCCAGGCGGCGCAGCGCCTCGGCCAGCCGGGGGCCGAGGCTGCCGCGGTGGTAGGTGGCCGAGATGCCGAAGAGCAGCGCCGAGGTGACGGCGTAGATCGCCGAGGCGATGCGGGCCTGGAGGGTGGGGCCGAGCGCCACGAGCACGAACCCGGCGATGAGCGTCACGGGCAGCGCTCCGGTGTGCAACCAGCCACGCAGGAGGGGCTTCGCGGTGATGGTCGTCATAAAACCTACGGTACCGTAGGTTGCGAGATTCACTACCCGTGGCGGACTACTGAACGCGGACCACCAGAGGGTGCGAACCTCGAAACCCTGTGGTGGGCCACTGGAAGCCCCCCAGAGGTTGCGAACCTCCTGCCCGTGGCGGACCGCCGGACGCGGCCCCCAGAGGTCAGAGGCCGTTGACGAAGCGGGCGGTGATCGGCAGGGCGGCCGAGCGCCCCGAGCCGCCGTGCCGCACGAAGACGCAGAAGGCCAGGTCATCGCGGTATCCGATGAACCATCCGTGGTCCGGCCCGCCCTCGACCTCGGCCGTGCCGGTCTTGCCGGAGACGCCTTCCGGCAGGCCCGCCCGGCTCGCGGTCCCGTGGTCCACGACCGCCGTCATCATGTCGCGCAGCGCGGCGACGACCCCGGCGTCGAGCGTCACCGGCGGCGGCGCCGAGCCCTCGACGCGGCGCACCACCTCGGCCGGCAGCAGCCGCGGCGGGCGCCAGGTGCCGTCCCGGACGGCCGCGGCGACGGCGGCCATGCACAGCGGGCTGGCCACGACCGTGCCCTGGCCGATGGCGTTCGCGCCGAACCAGTCGAGGTCCACGGGGTCCTCCAGCGCTCCGCACCGGCCGCCCACGCCGGTCGGCAACGTCCGGTGGAAGCCCCACTCCTCGGCCGTCTCGCGCAGGTCCTCCTCCTCCAGCCGGGTGACGGCCTCCTGCACGAACGTGGTGTTGCAGGAGTGGGCGAAGGCATCGGCGAAGGACAGGGTGCCGTGGTCGAGCCGGCCCGCGTTGGCGAAGGAGCGGTGGAACGGGATCGTGTACGCGGCCGGGCAGCTCACCTCGGCCGCCGGGTCGAGCCCGGCCGTCAGCAGCGCCGCCGCCGTGATGGTCTTGAACGTGGAGCCCGGCGGGAACAGGTCGTGGAAGGCGCTGCGCGAGTCGCGTAATCGGTCGGCCACCGCCAGCACCTCGCCGGTGCTGGGCCGTAACGCGACGATGGCGGCGTCCTCCACGCCGTCCAGCGCCCGCGCGGCGGCCGCCTGCACCGGCCGCGACAGGGTGGTGCGCTGGGTGCCGGGCTCGGGCGCCCTGGTCATCAGCCGCTGCTCGGCCCGTCCCGGCACCGCGGCGACCAGCGCCAGGCCCTCCTCGGCCGGGTCGAACTCCGGCCGGAGCCGGTCGAGGTAGGCCTCGGCGTAGCTGTTGCGCGGGATCGGGTCGCCCTCGCTGGTGACCAGCTCGACGGGCGGCCCGTCGAACGCGGCCAGGTCCAGGGTGCCGCCGTCCTTCAGCAGCGGGTGCAGCGTCTCCGGCGTCCACACCACCTTCCACTCCCGCTCCCGCACGGCGAGGCGCAGCGTCGCGGTGAACGGCCACGGCCCGAAGTCGCGCAGCCTCCGGGTGCCGGTGAACGTCACCTCCGCCGTCTCCTCCCCCGTGCTCCGGACCGGACCTGGCCGCAGCTCGATGGCCTCCACGTGCAGTTCTTCGCTGAACGTCAGATGGCGGCTGACGAAGTCGGCCGGCGGCCGGTCCACCAGGCCGGCCATCTCCCGCACGTCCGCCTCCCGCCAGGCGCGGAAGTAGGCGGCCGACACCTGCTCGGCGCTGCCCCGTACGCGGTGGGCGGCCAGCACCGCGAAGCCGAACGCTGCGATGATCGCTGTCACCGCGATGACCAACGCGATCAGCCTTCGTCGTCGCATACGGTTCTCCCTGGGAGGGAACAGCGTGGCACGAGCACAGCGGGAGCCGATGCCCGGCCTGTACCCGGTGACGTTCGGCGAGATCGAGCTTCTCCGGGATCTGGACCGGCAGGACGGCTGGGTGCTGTCCAAAGATGGCGTACCCCAGTCGTACGTCGATCTACAAGACCCCACCTACCTGGACTTCGAGTACGTCCGGTTGATGGCGGACGTGATCGACCTCATCCCGGACGGGCCGTTGAGCTGCGTCCACGTCGGCGGCGGGGCGTGCACGATCCCCCGCTACGTGTCGACGACGCGGCCGGGGTCGCGGCACATCGTCATCGAGCCCGACGGACTGCTGGTCAACCTGATCCGCGAGCAGCTCGACCTGCGTTCGGTGCCGCGGCTGAAGGTCATGGTGCTCGACGGCCGCGAGGGCGTCGCCCGGGTGTGGGACTCCTCGGCCGACCTGGTCGTGCTCGACGCGTTCGCCGGGGCCACCATGCCGGTCGAGCTGGCCACGGCCGAGTACATGGGCGACCTGGCGCGGGTGCTGCGCCCGGCGGGGACGCTGCTGGTCAACCTGGCCGACGGCAAGGGGCTCGCGTTCGCCCGTCGGCTGGTGGCCACGGTCCGTGAGACGTTCGGCGACGTGGCGCTGCTGGCCGAGCCGGGCGTGCTGCGGGGACGCCGGTTCGGCAACCTCATCGTGGCGGCCACCCGCTCGGGGCTGCCGGTGGACCTCCTCACGCGGCGGGCCGCCGGTGGGCTCACCCAGGCGCGCTGCCTGCACGGCGACGAGCTGACGAGGTTCGTCGCGGGCGCCTCGCCGATCAGGGACGGCGAGCCGGTCTCGGCCCCCGTGCCGCCGCCCGCGGTCTTCGGCTGACCCTCACCGGCCCGGCCTCCCGGTGCCGGGTGGCCGGCGCGCCGTCAGAAGTCGCCCATGCTGTAGCGGGCCACCGAGCCCAGGAGGTAGGTCTCCAGCCGCTCGCCGGCGATCCCGTTCTCGGCGGCGACCGCCGTGATCAGCATCCCCATCCAGTCCACGTGCCTGGCGCCCATCTCGGGGAACGTCTCCGGCAGGGGCACGCCCCTGATCCCGCACAGGGTGTAGACGGCCATCACGGAGGTGTCGACTCCGCGCAGGTCGCGGTGCCGGCTCTGCAGCGAGGTGAAGTAGCCGGCCACCTCCTCCACGCTCTCCCGGCCGCTGAACGGGGCTTCCATGACGTTGAGGAAGAAGGCGTTCAGCACCCCAAGGTAGACGGGCAGGGTCGCCTCCTCCAGCTCGGCGCGGGTGGGCTGCCTGCCCTCGACGAACAGCGCCCGCAGCGCCCGGTGCGCCGCCTGGGCGGTCGGGTCGATGGACCCCATGCCCCCTCCGATCCCCTGGAAGTCCCGTGGTCGGTGACATCCTGACAGACGGCGTCATCCGTTCGACGGGAATCGGGGAGGACGTCCCGACGGTGCCGGCCGGTGCTAGCCGCCGGTCCGCGCCTCGCCTTCGCCTTCGAGGAAGGCGTCATGGGCGAGGTCCAGGAAGAGGGCGGCAGACCAGCCGAAGCCGCTCGTCGCCCGGCCCGCGCGGCGGCCGGTCAGCGGGTTCCAGTACTCGTACAGGCCGCCGCCGTCGCGGACCATGGCGAGCGTGCGCTCGCGCAGCTCGCGCGCGGTCTCCCGGTGGCCGGACCGGCGCAGGCCCTCGATCAGCAGGTAGTTGACGTTCAGCCAGACCGGACCCCGCCACATGGCGTCGGGGTCGAACCTCGGGTCGTCGAACGCGACGGTGGGCACCGGGCGCTCCGCCCAGAAGCTCGGCGAGCGCAGGTCCGCGACCAGCCGGTCGGCGATCCCCGCCGGCAGCCGCCCGGTCAGCAGCGGCAGCAGCTCCAGCGGGGTGCGCACGTCCGCCTCCCGGCCGCCGACCAGGGTGACGAACCGGGTGCCGGTCCACCGGCGCGTCACCATGAGGTCCACCAGGGCGCCCGCTCTGGCCCGCCAGCCGGCGGGGTCCCGGCCGAGCGCGGCGGCGATGTCGCCCAGCCGGTCGTACTGCAGGGCGAGGTAGGCGTTGAGGTCGGGCGGCTCGGCGCGGGGCCCGGCGTCCCAGATCGGGCTGTCGTCCAGCCCCGAGGAGTACGGGTGCAGGTACTCGGCCAGGCCGTCGCCGTCGGGGTCGGACCGGGCGAACCACCACTCCTGCGATCGGACCAGCGGCTCGTACACCTCGGCCAGGAAGTCCGGGTCGGGGTCCACCTCGTGGATCTTCCAGACGGCCCAGGCGGTGAGCGGCGGCTTGGTGACCGGGACGGCCTCGCGGACCGGCTCCCCGCCCACGTGCTGGGCCAGCCGGGCCAGGTCGGAGCGGGGCAGGTCGGTGGTCTCGGCGAGGACCCCGTGGTCGTGCACCACGTCGGGGATCAGGCCGTCGGGACGCTGGTGGTCGAGGAGGATGCGGATCTGCTCCCTGGCCAGGGCCGGGTCGGCGTGCCGGAGGGCGATCGCGTGGAAGTAGGAGTCCCAGTTCCACAGGCCGACGTAGCCGTACTTGGACGGGATCAGCGCCTGCCTGCCCTGGATGGTGACCAGGTTGACGGCCAGCGTCCACCACGCTTGCTCGGCACGTTCCCGCAGCTCGGCGGGCACGGCGGGCATCCGGGCGAACCAGTCGCGCCAGCGCGCCCCGGCCGCCGCCAGCAGCGCCGGACCATCGGCCGGCGGTGCCGGCGGCGGTCCCACCAGGACGAGGCTGCCGTCGATGTCGGCCTGGCCGCCGTCCCACACGGCCCGCGCGGCCGTGCCGACGAGGACGATCGTGTCCGGACCGGCGAAGACCAGGGACACCCCGCCCGCCGACCCTGCGGCCTCCGGGGAGGCCCCCCCGATCACCGGCCCGTCCCCCGGCCCGGCGGCCTCGCCGCTCGTAGGACCGGCCGCGAAGTCGATCCGGTCCGGCAGGGCGTGCCGGACCGGGAGCTCCCGGTCGCCGGCGAGGACGCGCAGGCCCGTCAGGACGGTCGTGTCGCGCAGCGGGGTCTCGTAGCGGGCGGCCGCGATCCGGAGGGAGCCGTCGTCCGCCGCCATCACCAGCAGCCGGGAGCCCCGGTCGGTGAACGGTCGTTCGCGCAGGTCCAGCATCATCGCCCACCCAGTCCGGAGGCCGCCATCGAGTTGATGATCCGCCGCTGGCCGATCAGGAAGGCGATCAGCGTGGGCACCACCGCGATCGCGGAGGCGGCCAGGATGAGCCCGTAGTCGACCGCCGAGCGCTGCCCGGAGAACTGGCTGAGCAGCAGCGGCACGGTGTGCAGCTCCGGCGAGTTGAGGAAGATCAGCGGAAAGAGGAAGGAGTTCCAGGAGGCCAGGAAGGCGATGATGCCGAGCGCGCCCAGGCCGGGACGGATGTTCGGCAGCACGATGCTCCAGAAGCACCGCCAGCGGCCGGCGCCGTCCATCCTGGCCGCCTCCTCCAGCTCGACCGGCACCGCCCTGATGAACTGGCGCAACAGGAACACCGCGAACGGGTTGGCCACCGCCGGCAGGATCAGCGACAGGTGCGAGTCGATCCAGCCGAACTCGGCCAGCATCAGGTAGAGCGGCACGATCGTGACCTGCGCCGGCACCATCTGCGTGGCCAGGAACACCACGAACAGCACCCCCGAGCCCCTGAACCTGATCCGGGCGAAGGCGTAGGCGGCCATGGCCGAGGTGAGCAGGGTGAGCGCGACGTTCAGGGCGGCGATGTAGAAGCTGTTCCAGTACGCGGTACCGAACGGCACCGCCGCGAGGGCGTCGGGATAGTTCTCCCAGCGCCACGGGTCGGGCAGCCAGTCGAGCGGATTGTTCAGCATCTGCCGCACGCCCTTGAAGGACGTCAGCAGCATCCAGGCGAACGGGAACAGCATCGCCAGCCCGCCGAGGGTGAGCGCGGCGTGCAGGGCCACCTGCCGGGGTCGCATCGGGGCTCCCCTCACGAGTCGTAGTGGACGAGGCGCTTCTGCGCGGCGAACTGGACGAGCGTCACGAGCAGCGTCAGGACCAGCAGGATCAGCGCGGCGGCGCTGCTCATGCCGAACTGGAAGTCCCGGAACCCCAGCTCGTAGACCTGGTAGACGATCGTGCGCGCCCCCTCGTTGTGCTCCGGATTCACCAGCACGTAGATCTGGTCGAACGCCTGGAACGAGCTGATCACCGCGACCACCGTGGAGAAGAAGATCGTGGGCGACAGCATCGGCAGCGTGACCGAGCGGAAGATCCGCAGACCGCTCGCCCCGTCCACCCGGGCGGCCTCCACGATCTGCGGCGGGATCGTCTGCAGCCCGGCCAGGAAGATCACCACGTTGAGGCCGAGCGACGACCAGATCGTCACGACGGCGATGGCCACGATCACCCAGCCCGGGTCGCCGAGCCAGTCGGGCGCGGTGAGGCCGAACCAGCGCTCCAGCGAGGTGTTGAGCACGCCGTACTCGTCACCGGCCAGGATGACCTGCCACATCAGCGCGACCGCGACCGAGCTGGTCACCACGGGCATGAAGTACAGCACCCGGTAGAACCCGCTGCCCCTGACGCTGTTGAGCGCGATCGCGACGAGCAGCGCGAGAGCGAGCCCGAACGGCACGGTGAGCAGCGCGAGCTTGACCGTGTTCCACACCGCCTGCCCGAAGTCGGGATCGGAGAGCTGGGCGGCGAAGTTGTCCAGGCCGGCCCACTCCTTGGCGCCGAGCCCGTCCCACCGCATGAACGCGAGCACGACGGCGAACCCGAGCGGGATGATCAGGAACACGGCCAGCGCGGCGAGCTGGGGAGTGAGGAAGAACACGGCCCACCAGCCGTCGTGGGTGCGCACCCCCCCGGCCGGGCGGGTGACGCGCGGCCGGAGGCGGGGGCGGGTGAGGACGGCCACGGCTAGCCCATCTTGCTCTCGACGAGCCGGGCCAGCTCGGTCATGCCCTGGTCGAAGTCCACCTTGCCGGTCCACACCGTCATCAGGTGCTCGTTGATGGCGGCGGTCAGGCCGGGCACGGCGACCTCCTCGGGGTAGTTCGCGAAGCCGGTGTCGCGCACGTCGAGGAAGGTCTGGGCGTGGGCGGGGTAGCCGTCCTCCAGGACGACCTGCTCGGCGCCCTTGACGGACGGCACGGCGCCGCCGCCCTTGAGCCGCAGGAGCTGCCCGTCCTTGCCGACGAACTCGGTGAGGAAGGTGAACGCCTCCTTGGGCAGCTTCGTCTCCTTGTTGATCGCCAGGTAGGAGGCGGCGACGGCGCCGGGCATCGGTTCGCCGGTCGGCGAGGGGAACGGCACGATGTCGTAGTCGTCCAGTTCGCCGCCCTTGCGCAGGGAGTCGATCATCCACCGGCCGCCGGCGTAGAAGCCGGCCTTGTGCTTGAGGAACTGGGTGCTCGGCCCGTTGCTGTCGGGCAGGATGTCGGCGCTGAGGAAGGTCTTGTCCTGGTAGCCCTTGGCGAGGGTGCGCAGCGCCTCCAGGGCCTTGGGGTCGGTGGTGGCGACGAACTTCCCGCCGTCCCACACCTTCCCGCCGAAGCCGTTGATCATGGAGTAGGTGGAGCCGTACCAGTTCCAGAAGATCGAGCCGGCCTTGCCCGCCGCCTTGAGCTTGGCGTTCATGTCCAGATATTTCGCCATCGTCCACTGTTCGGCCTCGTGGAGGGCGGCCGGGTCCTCGGTGATCCCGGCGTCCTTCAGGGCCTTCTTGTCGAACCAGAGGACCTCGGGGTTGGTGTCGTTGGGGACGCCGTAGATCCGGCCGTCCCGCTTGGCGCCGCCGTACACGCCGTCGAAGAAGTCCTCCGGCCGGCTCTTCGAGTCGGGCCCCGCCAGCTTGTCGTCGAGCGGGGTGAGCACGCCGGCGGAGACGAACTTGCCGATGTTGTCGTCGCCCACGAAGAACACGTCGGGCGCCGTCTTGCTGGTGAGCTGGGTGAGCAGCTTGGGGTGGTATTCCTCGTACTTCGCGACGGACTCCAGCTTGAGCCGGATGCCGGGGTGCCGCTTGTGGAAGTCCTCGGTGAACTTCTCGTACAGCTTCAGGTCCTCGGCCGAGCCCCAGGTGGACCAGCGGACGGTGACCTGGCCGCCGCTCGTCCCGGGAACGTTCCCGCCACCGCCGCCGCTGCAGGCGGTGGTGGCGACGGCGAGGACGCCGAGGATGGCAAGCACACGCTTCATGGTGGTTCCTTTGGTTCTTTCGGGGGGGTGGTGCGGGCGACGGTCAGGCGAGCCCGCCGCCGTCGACGACGAGAGCGGAGCCGGTGACGTAGCTCGCGGCGTCACCGGCCAGGAAGAGGACGGCCTGGGCGATCTCGTCCGGGGTCCCGGCCCGGCCCATCGGCCGGTCGGCGGCGTCGTCGGCGAAGGCGGCCCAGTCCTCGCCGAGCTGGCGGGCCTCGTCACGCAGCATGGGCGTGTCGGTGTCGCCGGGGTTGACGGAGTTGACCCGGATGCCGGCCCGGGCGTGGTCGATGGCCAGCGCCCGGGTCATGTTGACCACGGCGGCCTTGGAGGCGCAGTAGGAGATCGCGTTCCCGCCGCCCTTGAGTCCCCAGCCGGACCCGGTGTTGACGATGGAGCCGCCCTCGGTCATGGCGGGGACGGCGTACTTGCACATGAGGAAGACGGAGCGGACGTTGACCGCCATCACGCGGTCCCACTCCTCGACGTCGAGGTCGAGCGCGGTGGTGCGGCGGATGATCCCGGCGTTGTTGAACAGCACGTGCAGCCCGCCGAAGGTGTCCACCGCGGTCGCGACGATCCGCCTGCAGTCCTCGGGCCGCGACACGTCCGCCCGCACCGCCACGGCGCTCCCCTCCGGGACGGCCTGCGCGGCCGTCGCCTCGGCGCCCGCGCCGTCGATGTCGGCCACGACCACCCGGGCGCCCTCCCGGGCGAACAGCAGGGCGGTGGCCCGGCCGATGCCCGAGGCGCCACCTGTGACGATCGCGACCTTGCCTGCGAGCGTGTTCATCAGTCGTACTCCTCACTTGCCGCGCGGACGCGGTAGATCGTGCTCTCGCGGTGTCCGGTGATCACCTGGACGTGTCCGCCGAGCTTCCTGTCGAGGTCCTCGTCGCCGGTGTCGGCGAGCAGCGGCCGCCCGCCCAGCGCGGCGAGCTTGTGCGGGGTGGCCAGCACGAGCATCCCGGTCACCGCGTCCAGCACGCGGGGGGACACCTGCTGGTTGCCGCGGCCGAGCACGAACCCCTGCCCGCCGATGACCGACAGTACGACCACCGCCTCCCTGCCCGTGACCAGGTCGAACAGCTCCGCTTCGGAGACGTCCGCGGCCACCAGCCGGTGGGGGTCGCCGATCTCGGCCACGTCCACGCCGAGCAGCGTGGTGGCGAGCCCGAGCGCGCGGCCGACCGCCTGCGTGGTGGCGCCCGGCCCGAGGACGTAGCGGACACCGGGCCGCATCCGGGCCACGACCTCCCGCGCGATCCCGTCGACGGTCCCCGGCGCCGTGCCGGACGAGCCGGCCTTGCGCCCCGAGAGGGCGACCGGGGCCGCGGGGACGCGCAGGCTTCCGTACAGCCGGGGGCTCAC
This Nonomuraea muscovyensis DNA region includes the following protein-coding sequences:
- a CDS encoding spermidine synthase yields the protein MPGLYPVTFGEIELLRDLDRQDGWVLSKDGVPQSYVDLQDPTYLDFEYVRLMADVIDLIPDGPLSCVHVGGGACTIPRYVSTTRPGSRHIVIEPDGLLVNLIREQLDLRSVPRLKVMVLDGREGVARVWDSSADLVVLDAFAGATMPVELATAEYMGDLARVLRPAGTLLVNLADGKGLAFARRLVATVRETFGDVALLAEPGVLRGRRFGNLIVAATRSGLPVDLLTRRAAGGLTQARCLHGDELTRFVAGASPIRDGEPVSAPVPPPAVFG
- a CDS encoding penicillin-binding transpeptidase domain-containing protein, which produces MRRRRLIALVIAVTAIIAAFGFAVLAAHRVRGSAEQVSAAYFRAWREADVREMAGLVDRPPADFVSRHLTFSEELHVEAIELRPGPVRSTGEETAEVTFTGTRRLRDFGPWPFTATLRLAVREREWKVVWTPETLHPLLKDGGTLDLAAFDGPPVELVTSEGDPIPRNSYAEAYLDRLRPEFDPAEEGLALVAAVPGRAEQRLMTRAPEPGTQRTTLSRPVQAAAARALDGVEDAAIVALRPSTGEVLAVADRLRDSRSAFHDLFPPGSTFKTITAAALLTAGLDPAAEVSCPAAYTIPFHRSFANAGRLDHGTLSFADAFAHSCNTTFVQEAVTRLEEEDLRETAEEWGFHRTLPTGVGGRCGALEDPVDLDWFGANAIGQGTVVASPLCMAAVAAAVRDGTWRPPRLLPAEVVRRVEGSAPPPVTLDAGVVAALRDMMTAVVDHGTASRAGLPEGVSGKTGTAEVEGGPDHGWFIGYRDDLAFCVFVRHGGSGRSAALPITARFVNGL
- a CDS encoding HdeD family acid-resistance protein; amino-acid sequence: MEQLARVWWMVLIRGIAAIIFGILALIWPAITLLVLVIFFGAYALVNGFFTLFSGFRHDAKSRAWLIISGIVSILAGIIAFVWPGITSLALLYVVAFWAIFSGVSEIVAGIQMRKVIENEWVLIVAGALSVIFGILLLIWPGAGLLTLVWLVGVFAVLYGVAMVVLSFKVKKLAPQH
- the lat gene encoding L-lysine 6-transaminase; the protein is MDVHARLARHLLVDGYRLVLDLERSQGSWLVDARDGRRYLDFYTFFASAPLGVNPPFSPQTAELLGRIARNKPANPDMYTEHLADFVETFTRVLGDPDLPHLFFVEGGALAVENALKTAFDWKSRRNEAAGRSPDLGTRVMHLTRAFHGRSGYTLSLTNTEPGKTDRFPKFDWPRVDVPAVHLGDVAAAEARALAQAREAFERHPHDIACFIAEPIQGEGGDNHMRPEFLQAMQRLCHEHDALFVLDEVQTGGGTTGTPWAYQQLGLAPDIVAFAKKVQVGGIMAGRRVDLVPDNVFQVSGRINSTWGGGLVDMVRSRALLEIVERDGLIRRAAVLGEHLVERLTKLQAERPDVVSSVRGRGLMCAFDLPDRAARDAFVARLREEQGVLALACGPRSVRLRPALNIPDDDVDHGLAAIATALG
- a CDS encoding nucleotide sugar dehydrogenase; amino-acid sequence: MGEKLVVVGQGYVGLPLAMRAVEAGFDVVGIDVDEWRVKRLNAGESFVEDIGDEQVSAALRCGRYLASTDYADAAGFDVCVITVPTPLCEGAPDLRHIASAGQCLAPLLRPGATVILESTTYPGTTEEYLLPILEEGSGLRAPEDFLLGYSPERIDPGNPVWRLENTPKVVSGIDEVSLRRIRDFYERVVDQVVPVSSLQVAELCKLLENTFRHVNIALVNELSMFAGQLGIDVWEAIDAASTKPFGFMRFTPGPGVGGHCLPIDPSYLSWKVKRSLGHNFRFVELANDINDHMPDHVVHRLVLALNRRGKPVNGSRVVTLGLAYKKNAGDCRESPAIEVVKSLHKLGARVRAADPHVQDYPLPAGVEIIEVTRRELAEADAVVVLTDHDRFDFRLVEEASPYVFDTRNRCRGPNVELI
- the trhA gene encoding PAQR family membrane homeostasis protein TrhA is translated as MTTITAKPLLRGWLHTGALPVTLIAGFVLVALGPTLQARIASAIYAVTSALLFGISATYHRGSLGPRLAEALRRLDHANIYLIIAGTYTPFALLALDGAARVAVLAVTWGGALAGVVFRVCWMHAPRWLYTVLYLALGWTAVFVMPQLLEGAGVAAVVLVAVGGVFYSAGAVVYGLRRPDPSPRWFGFHEVFHAFTLAAYLVQYVAVSIVVYSTA